A window from Rhizosphaericola mali encodes these proteins:
- a CDS encoding transposase, whose translation MGRLFEESFKKMAVELSYVKESVLSAAKELDISADLLSKWRRDPRFNGGTLVPKNNKLSPEEQELRELRKRLKEAELENAILKKAVAIFAGKD comes from the coding sequence ATGGGAAGATTATTTGAAGAAAGCTTTAAGAAAATGGCAGTAGAACTGTCTTACGTAAAAGAATCAGTATTGTCAGCAGCCAAAGAGCTAGACATAAGTGCAGATTTGTTAAGTAAATGGCGCAGGGATCCAAGATTTAACGGCGGTACACTGGTGCCTAAAAACAATAAATTAAGTCCAGAGGAACAGGAACTCAGGGAATTGAGAAAGAGATTGAAGGAGGCAGAATTGGAAAATGCGATATTAAAAAAAGCGGTGGCCATCTTCGCGGGGAAAGACTGA
- a CDS encoding IS3 family transposase — protein sequence MKSRGTGTQGIEKEIEGGRIGKCDIKKSGGHLRGERLNKYAFIKDHTNEYSVEKMCHVLKTSSSGFYRWLLRPQSNRAKKTQTMSELIKETFEHSHNIYGSPRIAQELNNKQHYVSRSYVARLMKRMHLRSKIRKKYVVTTDSDHDYRLAENLLQRDFSADGIGQKWVGDITYIKTGTGWLYLSSVIDLADRKLIGYSFSSDMTAKNTVIAALRIAVKTRGVQPGLVFHSDRGVQYAGKEFTTLLKSHEITQSMSRKGNCWDNAVAESFFKTLKTEFVYHKHFQNKEIAKFEIFRYIEGFYHARRIHSALGGKTPNQMEQFYLSKQSIAA from the coding sequence ATTAAGTCCAGAGGAACAGGAACTCAGGGAATTGAGAAAGAGATTGAAGGAGGCAGAATTGGAAAATGCGATATTAAAAAAAGCGGTGGCCATCTTCGCGGGGAAAGACTGAATAAATATGCCTTTATAAAAGATCATACAAACGAATATTCAGTAGAGAAGATGTGCCATGTATTAAAAACAAGCAGCAGCGGATTTTACAGGTGGCTGTTACGTCCCCAAAGTAATAGGGCAAAGAAAACTCAAACAATGTCTGAACTAATTAAAGAAACATTTGAACATAGCCATAATATTTATGGTAGCCCCCGCATAGCACAGGAACTGAACAACAAACAACATTATGTTTCAAGATCCTATGTAGCCAGATTAATGAAAAGAATGCATCTAAGAAGTAAAATACGTAAGAAATATGTTGTCACCACGGATTCAGACCACGACTACAGATTAGCTGAAAATCTCCTTCAAAGAGATTTTTCAGCGGATGGGATTGGTCAGAAATGGGTAGGCGACATCACTTACATTAAAACGGGTACAGGATGGCTGTATCTGAGTTCGGTAATCGATCTAGCAGACAGAAAATTAATTGGTTATTCTTTTAGTAGTGACATGACGGCAAAAAATACGGTTATTGCTGCATTAAGGATTGCCGTTAAGACCAGAGGTGTTCAACCTGGACTGGTCTTTCATTCAGATAGAGGAGTTCAATATGCAGGTAAAGAATTCACTACCTTATTGAAAAGCCATGAAATTACCCAAAGCATGAGCCGAAAGGGAAACTGTTGGGACAATGCTGTCGCAGAAAGCTTCTTTAAAACATTAAAAACTGAATTTGTTTATCACAAACATTTCCAAAACAAGGAGATCGCTAAATTTGAAATATTCAGATACATAGAAGGATTTTATCATGCCAGGAGAATTCACTCGGCCTTGGGTGGAAAAACTCCCAATCAAATGGAACAATTCTATTTATCTAAACAAAGCATTGCTGCTTAA
- a CDS encoding alcohol dehydrogenase catalytic domain-containing protein: MDIQHREVTAKDVEIDILYCGVCHSDLHTARNEWGGTSYPNVPGHEIVGRITKVGEGVTKFKVGDLAGVGCMVDSCREYENKEGLEQYCENGKIGTYNAPDKHLGAHTCF; encoded by the coding sequence ATGGACATCCAGCACAGGGAAGTAACGGCAAAGGATGTGGAGATTGATATTTTATACTGTGGTGTATGCCATTCCGATTTGCATACTGCGAGGAACGAATGGGGCGGCACTTCGTACCCCAATGTTCCCGGTCATGAAATTGTGGGACGGATTACAAAAGTTGGTGAGGGCGTTACCAAATTTAAGGTTGGCGATCTTGCAGGCGTAGGCTGTATGGTAGATAGCTGCCGGGAGTACGAAAACAAAGAGGGATTGGAGCAATATTGTGAAAACGGAAAGATTGGCACATATAACGCCCCCGATAAGCATTTGGGAGCGCATACGTGTTTCTAA
- a CDS encoding aldo/keto reductase — MDIEYIDRMIIHAPKQWAEYDKEDRHFEGNRETWRALEDAYKAGKIHAIDVSNFQVEDIENILPSCTVKPMVNQILTHISNTPKELIAYYQQHNILVVAYSRIDCPRGFDEKSGCH; from the coding sequence TTGGACATTGAGTATATCGACCGGATGATTATCCATGCGCCGAAACAGTGGGCAGAGTACGATAAAGAAGACCGCCATTTTGAGGGGAACCGTGAGACTTGGCGTGCTTTGGAAGATGCTTACAAAGCGGGGAAAATTCATGCTATCGACGTTTCAAACTTTCAGGTTGAAGATATTGAAAACATCCTTCCAAGCTGTACTGTAAAACCGATGGTCAATCAGATTTTAACGCATATCAGCAATACGCCAAAAGAATTAATTGCCTACTACCAGCAACACAATATCCTCGTAGTAGCCTATTCGCGCATTGATTGCCCAAGGGGATTTGATGAAAAATCAGGTTGTCATTAA
- a CDS encoding aldo/keto reductase, whose protein sequence is MKNQVVIKMAEKYNLSVPQLAIRYYLESGLLPVAKTANPKNMKSNSEVDFEISTEDMEQLKNIENIKDYVEFSKFPVFWN, encoded by the coding sequence ATGAAAAATCAGGTTGTCATTAAAATGGCTGAAAAGTACAATCTTTCGGTTCCTCAATTGGCTATCCGTTACTATCTTGAATCGGGATTGTTGCCAGTGGCAAAAACAGCCAATCCAAAGAATATGAAAAGTAACTCGGAGGTAGATTTTGAAATATCGACAGAAGATATGGAGCAACTGAAAAATATAGAGAATATCAAAGACTACGTCGAGTTCAGCAAATTCCCTGTCTTTTGGAATTAA
- a CDS encoding DUF932 domain-containing protein, whose amino-acid sequence MAHNLNFNEQTGKYSFFSVKQKPWHGLGQIMTDYPTSAEAMQVAGLDFEVIKSPLFTTGRTRSIGDSGELEEANDILVPNAFANLRTDTNQPLGVVGNDYNIIQNREAFAFFDAIVGGGDGILYETAGALGNGERIFITAKLPDYIKVGSNDYLEQYLFLTTSHDGSGSITAAFTPVRIVCNNTLNAALNNMGNMVRIRHTGGAAAKLVEAHRVMGIATANGKVMEESFNHFAKVHITDKEVKRLIELAMTPNKETLQILKDNRYSDLSTVFKNQCEEVFSYAMTAETQQLETTKGTVFGAYNAITGYFQNVRSYKDEEAKLKSLVYGGTAATKAQKALDLCSAFAEHGKEALLLN is encoded by the coding sequence ATGGCACATAATTTAAATTTCAACGAACAGACAGGCAAATACAGTTTTTTCAGTGTAAAGCAAAAGCCTTGGCACGGATTGGGGCAGATAATGACTGATTACCCAACCAGTGCAGAAGCCATGCAGGTTGCAGGACTCGATTTCGAAGTCATCAAATCCCCATTGTTTACCACAGGCAGAACCAGGAGCATTGGTGATAGTGGCGAACTAGAAGAAGCCAACGATATTCTAGTCCCCAATGCATTCGCCAACCTTCGCACAGACACCAACCAACCTTTGGGCGTGGTGGGCAATGATTACAACATCATCCAAAACAGGGAAGCGTTCGCATTCTTTGACGCCATTGTTGGCGGTGGCGATGGCATCCTATACGAGACCGCAGGCGCTTTGGGCAATGGAGAACGTATTTTCATAACCGCCAAACTACCCGATTACATTAAGGTCGGCAGCAATGACTATTTAGAACAGTATTTATTTTTGACTACATCGCACGACGGCAGCGGAAGCATAACCGCAGCGTTTACCCCTGTAAGGATCGTTTGTAATAATACTTTAAATGCAGCATTAAACAATATGGGAAATATGGTTCGCATCCGCCACACAGGGGGAGCAGCAGCAAAATTGGTGGAAGCCCATAGGGTGATGGGTATTGCTACCGCCAACGGCAAAGTAATGGAAGAAAGTTTCAACCATTTTGCAAAGGTTCACATTACAGACAAAGAAGTCAAAAGGTTGATTGAACTAGCCATGACACCCAACAAGGAAACCCTACAAATCCTAAAAGATAACAGATACAGCGATTTGTCAACCGTATTCAAAAATCAATGTGAAGAAGTGTTTAGTTATGCGATGACCGCAGAAACACAGCAACTAGAAACGACCAAAGGAACAGTATTCGGGGCGTACAATGCCATTACAGGTTATTTTCAGAATGTGAGAAGTTACAAGGATGAAGAAGCCAAACTTAAATCTTTGGTATATGGTGGAACAGCAGCCACCAAAGCACAGAAAGCACTCGATTTATGTAGCGCATTTGCCGAGCATGGCAAAGAGGCTCTTTTACTTAATTAA